A single region of the Thermoanaerobacterium sp. PSU-2 genome encodes:
- the cysK gene encoding cysteine synthase A translates to MKYAEGISDLIGKTPLLKITHFDIPPYVNIFAKLENMNPGGSVKDRTCYYMIKDAEDKGLIKKGSTIIEPTAGNTGIGLALAALNKGYKVIFVVPTKFSVEKQILMKALGAEIVNTPKELGMKGAMDKAYELAKDIKDSYIPNQFKNMANVKAHYETTGQEIYDALDGKVDVFIAGAGTGGTFTGVVRYLKEKNPKVKGVLADPVGSIIGGGDLVKCYKIEGIGNDFIPDTMDVSLIDDVEKVTDDEAFYYVKELAKREGLFVGSSSGAAFAAAIKQANKQKESKNIVVVFPDRSDRYFSENLYRF, encoded by the coding sequence ATGAAATATGCAGAGGGAATCAGTGATTTAATTGGCAAGACACCACTTCTAAAAATAACTCATTTTGATATACCTCCGTATGTAAATATCTTTGCCAAGCTAGAAAACATGAACCCTGGTGGTTCTGTAAAAGATAGAACGTGCTATTACATGATAAAAGATGCTGAAGATAAGGGATTAATAAAAAAAGGTTCTACTATAATAGAGCCTACTGCAGGGAATACGGGCATTGGCCTTGCACTCGCAGCATTGAATAAAGGTTATAAAGTCATATTTGTTGTACCAACTAAATTTTCAGTAGAGAAACAGATATTAATGAAAGCTTTAGGTGCTGAAATAGTAAATACGCCTAAAGAGCTTGGAATGAAAGGAGCGATGGATAAAGCATATGAATTAGCAAAGGATATTAAGGACTCATATATTCCAAACCAGTTTAAAAATATGGCAAATGTAAAGGCTCATTATGAAACAACAGGACAAGAGATATATGATGCTTTGGATGGAAAAGTAGATGTGTTTATTGCTGGAGCAGGTACTGGTGGAACGTTCACAGGTGTAGTTAGGTATTTAAAAGAGAAAAATCCTAAAGTAAAAGGCGTGCTTGCTGATCCTGTTGGTTCAATAATTGGTGGAGGAGATTTAGTAAAGTGCTACAAAATAGAGGGCATAGGTAATGATTTTATACCTGATACTATGGATGTAAGCTTAATAGATGATGTCGAAAAGGTAACTGATGATGAAGCCTTTTATTATGTTAAGGAACTTGCAAAAAGAGAAGGATTATTTGTAGGATCATCGTCGGGCGCTGCCTTTGCTGCGGCTATAAAACAGGCTAATAAGCAAAAGGAATCAAAAAATATAGTTGTAGTATTTCCTGATAGATCTGATAGGTATTTTAGTGAAAATTTATATAGATTTTAA
- a CDS encoding bifunctional cystathionine gamma-lyase/homocysteine desulfhydrase, with product MRKETKLIHGGIFGDEKTGAVSTPIYQTSTFKQDAVGKDRGYEYSRTGNPTRESLEKLINDLEGGKGGFAFASGMAAISTVLMLFNAGDEVIVSNNVYGGTFRVLEKVFKRLGIVSKFVDTSLKDNVVNSITKNTKAIFYETPTNPLMTITNIREISRIAKEYNILSIVDNTFMTPYFQRPIELGADIVVHSATKYLGGHSDVVAGLVVVNSEELAHKIHFLQNAVGGILGPQDSYLVIRGIKTLSVRMERHEKNAKEIANWLLEQPEVEKVCYPGLHTHPGYDIAKEQMDGFGGVISFELKNKDTALKLLNNVKLITLAESLGGYESLISYPAKMTHASIPEEQRLKLGITDKLVRLSVGLENYLDLIEDLKNAIRS from the coding sequence ATTAATTCATGGTGGTATATTTGGTGATGAAAAAACAGGTGCAGTATCAACACCTATATACCAAACATCGACGTTTAAACAGGATGCCGTAGGAAAAGATAGAGGTTATGAATATTCAAGAACAGGCAATCCAACACGAGAATCATTAGAAAAGCTTATTAATGATCTAGAGGGTGGAAAGGGTGGTTTTGCCTTTGCATCTGGCATGGCAGCAATATCGACAGTTTTGATGCTTTTTAATGCTGGTGACGAGGTAATAGTTTCAAATAATGTTTATGGAGGAACATTCAGGGTACTTGAGAAAGTTTTTAAAAGGCTTGGCATAGTTTCAAAATTTGTAGACACGTCTTTAAAAGATAATGTTGTAAATAGTATAACAAAAAATACAAAGGCAATATTTTATGAAACACCTACAAATCCTCTTATGACAATTACAAATATCAGAGAAATTTCAAGAATAGCTAAAGAATATAACATACTTTCGATAGTTGATAATACTTTTATGACACCATATTTCCAAAGACCCATTGAATTGGGTGCAGACATAGTTGTTCATAGTGCAACAAAATACCTTGGAGGCCATAGCGATGTTGTAGCAGGCCTTGTGGTTGTTAATAGTGAAGAATTAGCTCATAAAATTCATTTTCTGCAAAATGCAGTTGGTGGCATTTTAGGGCCGCAGGATTCTTACCTTGTGATTAGGGGAATAAAAACACTTAGCGTTAGAATGGAAAGGCATGAGAAAAACGCCAAAGAAATTGCAAATTGGCTTTTGGAACAACCTGAAGTTGAAAAAGTTTGTTATCCTGGTTTACATACACATCCAGGATACGATATTGCAAAAGAGCAGATGGATGGCTTTGGAGGCGTGATTTCATTTGAGTTAAAAAACAAAGATACGGCATTAAAATTATTAAACAATGTAAAACTTATTACACTCGCAGAAAGTCTCGGGGGATATGAAAGCCTAATTTCATATCCAGCAAAAATGACACATGCGTCTATACCAGAGGAACAAAGATTGAAGCTCGGCATAACCGATAAGTTAGTAAGATTATCAGTTGGACTTGAGAATTATCTGGATTTAATTGAGGATTTAAAAAATGCAATAAGGAGTTGA